AATTTATAGATATTATGCATAATCCTTGCAGGATTATGTCGCAACAAGATGGTATAGAGCTCCAGAGCTCTGCGGATCCTTCTTCACAAAGGTGAGGTTTAGAGTTCATGGCTTTGTGCTTAttaaaaaatgaagaaaagaaCTAGGTTCTTAATCTGTTGACAGGCTTATAGTGTAAGAAAGAACATGCTTACAATTGTTCTAGCATGAGTTGATTGAACTGTGAGCTGTAACATGCAAATGGTTTATGATTTATGGTTCTGTATCATTGTCTTTGCTTTCATCTTCTCTTATGATAGGTTTTCTGGTGAAAATTAAAATGCACTATGTACCTGTTCATCCTATGTTTTATTGTTTTGCCTTTTTTGTCAAAGTCGTAAATAGCCTATGCTTTATTGTTATGGTTTCTCCATCTATCATAGATTAGATCTGTTCATTGTCATTTCTATCCTTTTGTATCTTGTGACCTAATTTCATTCATGAATTGATCTTAACATTTGTTCATCCTATGTTCTACACGAATACTCGATCACTTTCCTCTTGAATAGTAACTTTGACTTACACGTGAACTTCTCTTACATTCGAGAACAGTAAAAGCATCTTTAGTAGTTTTCAGGATTTTGACAGATGCATGTTCTTAATCTATTTTTGGCTTTTGTTTACCAAAATGCAGTATACACCTGCCATTGACATCTGGAGCATTGGGTGTATTTTTGCTGAGGTGCTGACAGGAAAGCCTTTGTTTCCTGGTAAAAATGTTGTCCATCAGTTAGACTTGATGACTGATCTTCTAGGCACACCTTCAATGGATACAATTTCTCGGGTACGACACTAAATTCAGGAGGAGACTATATATTTAGTTTGTCTGGTAAATGTATTCGATGAGCCCAATATTTGACTATTGTTTTTGTTCCTTCCCAGGTCCGAAACGAGAAAGCAAGAAGGTACTTGAGCAGTATGAGAAAGAAAGACCCGGTCCCATTTTCTCAGAAGTTTCCTAATGCAGATCCTTTGGGAGTAAAACTCTTGGAGAAGCTATTAGCCTTTGATCCAAAAGACCGTCCAACTGCGGAAGAGGTAGTCTTATGGTGTTATTTTGTCTTTCTGATGCCTTGGTTTCTTCTCTCTGTTTGCAGCATTAGTTTGTTATCTTTGTATGGACTAAGGTGTAATGTTTCCTTCAATGTTTGTATTTTGTCAGGCATTGACTGATCCATACTTTAGAGGCCTTTCCAAGCCAGAGAGAGAACCATCCTGTCAGCCAATCAGAAAAATGGAGTTTGACTTTGAGCACAGCAGAGTGTCAAAGGATGATATAAGGGAGCTGATATTCCAGGAGATATTGGAATATCATCCGCAATTACTGAAGAGCTACGTAGATGGCACAGAGAGGACAACCTTTCTCTACCCAAGGTTTTAGTTTTTCTATGTTTCTATTCCCTCATTTCTGTTTGCTGTGTCAACTCTTACTGACcgcaatatttcttggttatgtttGTCAGTGCTGTCGATCATTTTAAGAAGCAGTTCTCTCATCTCGAAGAAAGCGATGGTAGTGGCCCTGTAGTCCCAGCAGATAGAAAACACGCATCTCTTCCTAGGTAATGTTGCATCGTACTCTTGTCTTGTGTTCATTTCTTTTCCTTCCATATCACTGGCACGTAATCAAACCACTTGCTAATGGCGCACTTTGAAGTGCACTGCTCCTTTGCTTCATATTAAGATGGGCTGAGTTTCAAATAATGGGATAATTATCATGTTATGAACTTGGTATGAGTTGATTATCTGGATAGTGAACCGGGCTATATAAACTTGAGAGTGAAGTGAAGTGACAGGAGTTCAAAGATCTACTACTGTAATCTATTTTAAACTTGAGAGTGAAGTTagtgggaaattaatacccggttTTCTCAACGGAGTTGGGGTTACAATTGATATATGTAGGTTATCGGATCTGATTGTTAGGTCCTGTGCGATACTTTATCATCACTTTGTTAGTCGAGGTTCTGTTCGAAATGTAAGTGAGGGCTTAATCAGTCTGTGTTCAGAATGTTGATACTCGAGACCCATTTCATAATTTGGTTGCTTTTTTGCCACTCAGTTAGCACACCTGTATGCCTTTCATCATTATATGTTTTATATTAGTACGGTAAGCCTGCGTTATTGCTGATAAGCATCTTTGTTTTTGCAGGTCCACTATTGTTCACTCGGCTCCAATTTCCGCGAAGGACACTCGGCCGCTCTTTGGCAAGCCTTGCAGCAAGACTTCCTCGGAGACAGGGAGGTATGCTGGGAACGGTCGCGGTGCTTCTCAGGCTTCACATGCGGCACAAGCAGGTGCGTCTGCGTTCATTCTGCTATACATATTTTGTCGGCATTCACTCGGAACTTAATGTCAGACTTGCTTATTTTGCAGTGGTTTCACGGAGAGCTGCTGGTTCAGCGTTACCTTATGACGCGGCAAGCAGGCCGACGATTAGCCCAGGATGCCCTCCTCAGCAGCAGATCCCACAAATGTATGGGCAATATCAGCATCAAGCACCTGCTGGTGCTGGGATACCACAGGCCATGGGGGGCTATGCCTGTGGTGGGTACACCAAAGGCACAGCGCCgaatgctgctgctgctccagccatGAGAGCACCCCCCTACCGCCACCTTCCGGCGGGGCAGAAGAACGGTCCGCTGGACAGACTGGCGGTGGAGACCACCGACATATACACGCGGTCGCTCAACggcatcgtcgccgccgccgcagcatCGGCTGGCACTGCCAGCGCCCACAGGAAGGTTGGCGCCGTCCCGTTTGGCATGCCGACGACTTACTAGCGTCTAAGAAGATGGCAGCGGCGCGTCTCTAGACACTTCGGCCGGAACCGTAGCAACCGGAGGGAGGCATTGGCCTGAAATAAGTTGGCGGATGAGGATcgtctgacgacgacgacgacgacgaaggcaTACAGAAATAGTAGGTCTGAAATCCTGTTCCATGTCGTCTCTAGGCTACAGACAAAAAGACGGAGGGTGGACCGTGGACGGGTGTGGCCAGACGAGCTGTTTATTTAGGTGGAAATGAAAATTAATTAGCCGGTTAGCGGCCGGCTGGAGACAGGCCAACTCAACACAGAAATGAAGTTTGTACTGTGCTACTGCTACTATCCAACAGACTGATTAATTAATTAAAGGGATGATGGTCCATTGATCATCATCATATGATTCATTTGCTCGAAAAAATAGTGCCCTTAAACTGAAACTGCAATGCCCTTGACTTTCTCCATCTACAATATTCATGTCAAAATAAATTTGCTTTGGGCCCCTTGACTTCCTCCATCTAAAATATTCATgtcaaaattgtaatctactaactCCGTTcctaaaatataagatgttttggcagTTTAAAATGAACCAACAcacgtcttatatttagaaacagtatCACATACATAGCCAATATCACTATCTCAAATTGCATTGACAGTAGCAACAGCAACTACAGAGATCAAAATTTCACCATTTTCATAAAAAATACCCACTGTTAGCACATTAAGCAACCACATCCATTCACCATTAGCACATCAATCCAAATACGTCCATTCACTATTAGCCCATTTGCATACATAGACATCCGTCAATAATTAGCCATCCAAGCCTTCATATGCATCAATCGAGTAACAGAGAAGAGGAGAACAGAGGAGACAGAGAGATGGGGAGGGAGAGCAGCTCATAAGTGACCAGCGAGCGGGGTGGGACGGTGCGGCCTCGGGCGATGTCGACCGGCGGCGAGGGTAGGGTTAGCCCGGATAATTTGTatagttttgtttttgttttctggtTTCTAGATCTTCAATGTACCAGTTACATATTACATAGTTCCACAAATAACATATGTGCAATTCTAATGTCATGCCAAGCGGCCAGCTAACTCTAATGTCATGGATGCGCATCTGACATTGTTTGCACATTCTTAGGATTAAGAATGCAGAAATTCAACAAGTTATGAGATCTCAGGCTTGTAAAGTTGTAATATCTGGTTCTTTTGTTTTGGGATTCATATGTTCGTGGATCCCATTTGTACAGAAAAATATAGGGTGCATGGTGCATCAACGCGATGGTCAGGAGTGGTGTGGTGTACTCCTCTGACCAGGGTCAGAGCCAGGATTGGGCCAAGCCCCGGGCTTACTACAGTGCCGCTAAAGTGCCCGAGATGCTACATCGAACGAAGTACTTACTTCATGCCTCAGGCCCAGGCCCCCTCGGCCTGGGTCTTGGATCCGCCACTGCCTCTGACCATCACTCTCATGAGTATATATGTCATGTTCCGGATGCGAATTATTTGAGCTCGAGCTCATATGAGTTTGATTGAAcagtaaaatccaaaaaaaaaaacaaaaatctgAATTCTATTTGTAGCAACAGTGACAAATGTTCTTAGTGCTTGCAATTGCAAAGTTTCATCATGGGCTAACATTCATGGAAATCCTGGCAAGCATTCGGAACATTTGTCCATGATTTGCTAAAAAAATCAGAATTCTTTTTTGAATGTTTATtcatttttttgattttactgttcatacaGAGTTCATTTTGGGGCCGTGTTCCTTCTTTTTTTAAGACCCTTCTCAACCCCGCAAAAAGAAAATGATCAAGAGGAATAAGAACTAGGCGTCACCTTAATTAATTTATTTGTTTTATCTGAGTCGTCCAAATACTTTTTCctcatatatgaaaaaaaaaatcGCCACGCCCATCTCTCTCATGCATCTCAACATGGAAAACGTGACAGGAGAGAAAGAGAGAATTAACCTCTCTTTTTTTCATTTCGTTCACTGGGTAAAGATCGATCAAGCGTGCATGCACATGTCATTCCCAACGTACGTACGTACGTGTTGGGTGCACTACCTTACTTGCGGTTAATATCAGCGGAGTTCGATCTCTCCCGGTGAGTGACAAACACCACTAGCTCAGCGCAGCTCCCTCGCTCTCACTCTCACCCAACTTTCTTCCCGCCGGCCAGCCGCGCGCTTcatcacatccatccatccatatatccATCCATCGGTCCCCGAGCACTGTGGCGGCGCCAGCCATGGAGACCGGCGACGACCCTGCATTCGTCGCGGAGGACACCGTCACCTGCATCAGGCTCGCCGTCGCCTCCAACGTGGAGATGGTAATCACTCTGCCCAGCTTCATTCCAACAACCATGCCATGCAGTGGCGAATCTTGCACAAAATTGAAGGGTAGGCTCAAAACATCAAGTTTCTAAGTCTACCGAGCAAATTCATTGCAGTTTACATGTTAAACACCTCAGTATAATTCTCAAGTTGCATGTTTAGCTGAAATATGATTTTTGGAGGGTAGGCATCAGCCTATTGAAGCCCCCCTAGTGGAATCGCCACTGATGCCATGGcgtcttcatctcctcctcctccttgttcttCATCTTGCACTGCCTACACAAGGACACAAAGAAAGCAATCATCAAATTAATTAACAACATTAATCAACGATTGCATTGCAGGTGAGGGCGCAGCCGATGAACGAGGAGTTCCCGGTGACGCACCCGAGCCAGCTGGCCGCAAACCGGGCGCTGGGCCTGCCGTTGCAGCTCGGCTGCTGCGACTCCTGCGGCGCAACGGACCTCGCCAAATGCGAAGGTAATTGATTGATTTTTCTTCAACAGTGTCTCTTCGGTTAAGTGATGAATATAGACAGTAGTGGCACTACGGACATGCAGCTAAAACTTTTTTGGTCAGCTAGCTAGTTCAGTCAGTGTGTGATAATCCTGCAAAACATGGTTCAGTCAGTTAGTCAGTGTGTGATAATCCTGCCAAACATGGTTCAGTCAGTTAGTCAGTGTGTGTGAACTGAATTTGGGACAATTTTTCAGGCTCCTGAAACTAGACAGAAACCAAACTGAACGGTATTCAAACAAGTTCAATTTATCGCAAAATAACTAGTTACCTAGGTAGCTGGATATGATATGGTCACAGCTGAGCTGAGTACTCACTTGAGTGTTATACATTTTTGGTAAAAACAATTCTGCAGCAGCATTTATCTCAACTGAGAGATGCCTCGTGTTCCTGAGCTTTGTGTGATACTCAAAAAACTTGGCTGCAACAATAGCTTCTCTTTCCACCTGGAAAATGTTCAGCCAAGTCAGTTTACTGAACATAGCATAACTAGACCTTGGTTAGATCACTTTATAGGAACATACGATTCTGAATCAGAGACAGTACCCATATGTGTGCATGCTGCATCTTCATTTTTTTCTTCTGGCAAACTCATCTTCTCATGGCTGGCTCAAGGTCATTTCGGGTTCATCAAGCTGCCCGTGTCCGTCTACCATCCGAGCCATATTGCCGAGCTGACCAAGATACTCAACATGATCTGCGTCAGCTGCCTCCAGTTCAAGAACTGCAAGGTACTACATGCAGAAACTAAACCCTGCCCAGCCCAGGAGTACTTTGATCGGTGATGTTTAGATGCCAGTATTAATACAGAGTTTCTCAATTTCGCAACAGAAGCGGAAAAGCAAGGGAAAGGAGAGCGACTTCACCTCATGTTCATACTGTCAGGTAATTAAGTGgtaactgatgaagaagaccagaCTGTTAAAGTCTCCTTTAAGATCGCATTAGTAGGGCCTGATTGGTCTTCATAATATGAACTTACATATGTTGTCTACTCTAATTCCCTGAAAGGATCCCAAGGTAGGCGAATCGACTGATAGATACATCAATAAATGAAACGGTGATGGTGCTTCTTCTTCCCCAAAaattgctacagcagagatggcatTAGCCGGAAGATGATGAGCTGAAATATGCAAGTGAACCTAGCATAACATGTATTTTGCCAGAAAGTTTTCCGCTCCAACTTGAAAACAACAGGTGTAGAGTTTAAAATGAATGCATCACCACCTACAGTATCAATTATCTCAAaaggaagcagatgtcatgctttgtTTAACACGCATAGTTCAGTAGCCAATTAAATTAAGACTATTGTCTGTCATGCTTTGCTTAACACACATAGTACAGTATCCTACACATTTGTTATCACTAAATTCCACCACATTACCCAAACCCTCAAACAGTACAAATATCCGCTCAAATTAAGACTATTAGTTAAGTTATTAGTAGCTTACAGTCAAAGTTATTAGTGGCTGGCTGGTGTTAGTTCCTAGTTGTAGGTTTATTAGTATCTTAGTTAAGTTATTAGTAGCTTACAGTCAAAGTTATTAGTGGCTGGCTGGTGTTAGTTCCTAGTTGTAGGTTTATTAGTATCTTAGTTAAGTTATTAGTAGCTTACAGTCAAAGTTATTAGTGGCTGGCTGGTGTTAGTTCCTAGTTGTAGGTTTCTGAGGAGCATGCCATGTGTACAGTACAAGCACCAATTAATTATGTTTTGCCATGGTTTATTATTTTAATTGGACTATTGTTTCTCTTAATCCCTCTATCTAACTAACCAGCCACTATTATTTCTTTTGCCAAATTCTGCAATCCTCTCTTTCTAGGATCTCCCACCGCTACATGTTGCAAAAGTCGAGAAACCCAATGGAGCCCTTACCTTGGAACTGAGAGTGCCATCCAGGAAAGAACTGGAAGAGGGATTTTGGAGCTTCCTCGATCAGTTTGTTCACACAAAGGGCAGATCTCACTGCCGCCGTTTATTCACAGAAGAGGTACTAGCTAGTACTAGACAGAGAATTGTTCCCCTCGTAGCAAAATCCTCAGAACTTTGTTGCTGTACTTTGCATTAGAAATGGTCACAGTGAGACAAATCAATAAATACTTCAAGAATTAATGAATAGGAACTACTAGGAGATACTCACATTTTGTTCCTCTGTTTCTTAGGTTCGGAAAATaatggagaagattcaaataactgTATGTTGATAACGTGTCTTCATGTATATATCTTTTGAAGGGCCCTCAACTCAAGATGTCACCTTCACAAGTCAGCCTGCAACAAAACAATGGCAGCAGAAGATGAAGTCGCTCTGTATCAGCAAGAGGTCAAGATTTTCATGCCGTGGTGTGATCACGGGTGACACATACATTCCCATGAATGTGGTAGGAGTGCCTGACGAAGTAGCAAGACAGATGTCGGTACAAGTGCATGTGACAGAGTACAACATTGCTCAGCTGCaaggcatgctggatagaggtctttGTCTGACACATGAAGATGCTAATTCCATCACGCACTCCTTGGATGTGGGGAAAGCAAATAAGAAACGCATCATGCTGAAGGTTGGTGAAACGGTCAACCGCAGAATTCTAGATGGAGATACTGTATTTATCAATAGGCCACCAAGCACCGACAAGCACTCAGTCCAAGGAATGTATGCCCATGTTCATAGTGATCACACCATCAAGATCAACCCACTCATATGTGGACCACTTGGAGCTGATTTCGATGGTGATTGTGTCCACATATTCTTCCCAAGGTCAGTGTCAGCAAGGGCTGAAGCTACAGAGCTCTTCACGGTGGAGAAGCAGCTGGTGAGCTCTCACAGTGCTAAACTGAACTTTCAACTTATAAATGCAATGTTCACGGGAGGGTTGATTCCCAAGAA
The sequence above is a segment of the Triticum dicoccoides isolate Atlit2015 ecotype Zavitan chromosome 1A, WEW_v2.0, whole genome shotgun sequence genome. Coding sequences within it:
- the LOC119293754 gene encoding mitogen-activated protein kinase 10-like → MQQAQRTKSSAEVDFFTEYGDANRYKIQEVIGKGSYGVVCSALDLQTRQKVAIKKIHNIFEHTSDAARILREIKLLRLLRHPDVVEIKHIMLPPSRKDFKDIYVVFELMESDLHQVIKANDDLTKEHYQFFLYQLLRALKYIHTASVYHRDLKPKNILANSNCKLKICDFGLARVAFNDTPTTVFWTDYVATRWYRAPELCGSFFTKYTPAIDIWSIGCIFAEVLTGKPLFPGKNVVHQLDLMTDLLGTPSMDTISRVRNEKARRYLSSMRKKDPVPFSQKFPNADPLGVKLLEKLLAFDPKDRPTAEEALTDPYFRGLSKPEREPSCQPIRKMEFDFEHSRVSKDDIRELIFQEILEYHPQLLKSYVDGTERTTFLYPSAVDHFKKQFSHLEESDGSGPVVPADRKHASLPRSTIVHSAPISAKDTRPLFGKPCSKTSSETGRYAGNGRGASQASHAAQAVVSRRAAGSALPYDAASRPTISPGCPPQQQIPQMYGQYQHQAPAGAGIPQAMGGYACGGYTKGTAPNAAAAPAMRAPPYRHLPAGQKNGPLDRLAVETTDIYTRSLNGIVAAAAASAGTASAHRKVGAVPFGMPTTY